TGGCTGCTGATTTGTTGCCTTTACAGCTATAACGTTTTCAGTAATACCATCACATATTAAATCCTTTGTTATATCAAATGAAAATGGAGTATATCCGTAAGGATTATTACCTACTTGCTTTCCATTTACATAAACATAACTATCCATGTATACTCCGCCAAAGTTAATACTTATTTTTTTTCCTTCCATTTCCTTAGGAAGCACAAAGCTCTTTCTATACCAGCCAGTTCCTCCATCTAGATATCCACCATTATAGCGCCCTGGAGAATCTTTATTAAAATCTAATTCTATGCTCCAATCATGAGGTAACGTTAACTTTCTCCATTCACTATCATCAAAAACTTTTTCTTTCGCTCCTGCTACATCTCCTAAATTGAATTTCCAATCATCGTTAAATGATATAGTTCTTTGTAATTCATTATTTATAGTACTAACTATTTCACTATTATCTCTTGCTGTAGTCTCTGCAAATGTTGTTATCCCTGGAGAAGTTGTAATTACTGCTGCAGCTATAACTAGGCTTAATATCTTATTAAACTTCATACCTTTAGCTCCATTCATCAATTTTTCAACTCATCTTTTATATTCAGTATATTTTGACTAAATACGTTATGCTGATACTAATATAGTTTCATGGACACATCTTAGACCCTTAAACAGTTTAATCAATGCTTTTAGACCATCCTCTTCCCCAGCCCCACCAGCTTAAGATTTCGAGCTCTTCCGATCCGTTCTCTTTGTCCCCTCCACCATCGCCTGAGCTTGAACTGCTTCAGGCGGAAAGAACTAATGAAAAAATTAAAACGAAAGATATCTAGACTCTTTTTCAATTTTTCATCCTCCTTACTTTATTTGAAAACGATTACAATACCATTATAAAAAATAGCAATCTTCAATAGAGACAGAATTTTCTGCATTATATTGTGAATTTCTGGACTATTTTAGTCTGGGTAAAGAAAACTCGCCGATTGGCAAGCTCTTAGACGAAGAATAATGTACTATTTGCCCTTTTCACGCGCAAAACTTCCGATTGTCCCCTCAAAGAACCGTCACCACCGATTTTGGTTTAAAAAATAGGAATCCCTTGTAAGAGATTCCTATTTTTACATATAGCCTTACACTCTAAATGAACCGAGGTCTTACTTCATAACCCCATTTTTATCAAAAGTGTACCACTTGCCAGAAATCTTAACCTGGCCTGTCTGCATGGCACCGCTTGTATTAAAGTAGCCGACTTCTGCCAGCCAGTTTACATCGCCGCGCTGCTCTTAAAGTAATACCAGGAAGTACCCAGCTTCAGCCAGCCGGGTTGGTCTGCTTCCCTTTTACTGGATGTTGCCGCTTTTCCCTTAGCAATCATTTCCTATAAGGCTTTTACTGTTTCTTCTGTGTATTCTTTCTTTTAAATGGCCTCCTAAGGTTTTTTATTGATTCCTTGCTCTAGCCTAGATAAAATAGCTGCAAAGTTTTGAGTGAAATCAGAAATAGCTTCATCTATTTCAGGTTGTACTGAATTAGGATTTTTATATACATTTACAACTTTATCCTTTAAAGCATTAAATCCTGAGCTGTCTAAACTTTTCTTTGAATAAGGCTTATTATCGATAAGAGTCATTTCTTCGTAAGCAGCGGCTAATTTTGAAAAATCCGCAGCTCCTTCATTGTACTTATGCAACTTTATTTCAGCAGCCGATGCAAATGTATTAGCCGGATTACCATAAGTTTCAGTGATGTACAATCTGTAGAACTTAGCATCAACTGGTTCATCAAACTCAATTAAAGTGCTTCCGCCATTTTCCATTTCCCCATATTTCACTGTTTTCCAGCTGCCAACTTCATTCGTATTTGAAACTTGTAATTCGTACTTTTTCACGTTCCCGTTTCCATTTCTGCTTACATACTCATAAGCGTCAACAGGTTTAACTTCCGGCATTTCAATGGTTAACCAATGAGGTGCTACAGGCATTGCTCCATTGTACTGCGTATGCCACCAAGTTGAAGTTTTCCCGTCTAATACATTCGCTGCCGGCCCTTCATTTGCCCCGGCTTGCTGCTCCTCTGAATCTGCATATACTTTATATCCGGTTCTGTCTAATTCCTTATATCCTGACTTTAAATTCAGATCTTCGTAGGATTTTTTTGCTTGATCATATGCAACTGCTTCATTTTTAATTTCTACCCCTGCAATCTGCAAATTCGTTTTTTTACTGCCGAGAGTGATTTTTCCTTTTGGCAATGAGAATCTATCTTTAACGTATTTTGATGACAAGAGTTCGCCATCTAAATAGAGCTTAATTATTCCATTTGCTTCTCTAACGGCCTTTACATCGTGCAGGTTCCCATCATTAACTTTCCCCTTAACCGTTTCATTGGTTGTGGTTGGTTTGAATTCAGTGGTTCCAAAAGTTCCGGATGGCTTTTCAACAACAGTCGTTACAGCCGCCTTTGAATGGACAACGTCATCTCCCACAGTAAAGTTAAGATAACCGTTTTCGTCTATCGCAATGGAATAGGCACCTTCCTGGTTTAAAATGACTTGGTTATTACCAGAAGATCGAAACGTAAATGAGATGGAAAAGTCGTCTGTTCCAACCAATGGAATTTGTTTTTTAAATTTATATTCTTTATGATTGATGCTGTACAAGTCAATATTTGCTTTTTCAAAATGGAAAGTCTCCAAGCTTTCTCCATTCTCAACATCCGTTTTCTCCAACAGCTTTGCCGCATAACCATTTGCATACCCCTGGAAATCCTTCTTGGCAGCTGTAGGAGTGCCCCAGATGTTTTCAACATTGATATCTACTTTATTTTCCTTTCCAATCTTTGCAGACGTGGTAAGCTCAACCGATCTATAATCTTCTAAAATAGTGGCATCTGCCGGCTTTCCATTTACAGTAATGATTGGATTCTGTATTCTTTGATCAAATTTAACCTTCACAGTGTTCTCTTTTGTATTCTTCACAGAGATAACCTTTGCAGGCGCCTGATCTTTGCTGCTAAATTGGTAAATTCTTGACTCATGAGGGGCTAATGTTACCGTTAATGTATCGCCATAGCTCATATTCTCCACTTTGGTTTCATCAGCTCTTGGCAGAATCTGTACCATTTTTGCATTATCTAAATCCGTTGGAACACCTACAGTATTATCTAATGTCAGCGTATAGCTTTGTTCTTTATTGCTGGCATTTCTAAATGAAACAATTCCTTCGCCGCTGTTCCAGGCCGAATAGCCGTAAACTCCACCTTGATCTGGCCGCTTCCCAAATAGCTTTGCTTTTTCAAGCGTCTTCGAATGGCTTTCGGCCCACTCCAATACATCAGCTGTTATTCTCCATTTGGCATCATTCATCATACTCGGTGAAAAATACAATTCCCAGAATGCCGTTCCTCTTGTCGCATTGATCATCAAATAATTTCTAAAATCATCATCGGTAAATTTTATTCCTGCAGAAACTCCGTAAATCGGGTCATGATTATATACATTTTTCAACGGGAACTGCAGATCATTTTTCTTAAAAATGTTAAAGTAAACATTGTCTCTGTATGACATCATTTGTTCTGCCTGGGTTCCACCGTAGTTGCTCAAAAATCCATTATCACCAGAGTCTTGAATCCAAATCGTATTCGCCCACTGCAACAGCCACGGACTTGGGTTTACATAGCATGTAAGGTTTAAAAATAGACCCCTGCCTTTTTCTTCCCTTTCTTGTCTCATGGCTTTAAAGGTATCAATCCATGTTTCCCAAAGGTCTGATGTATAATACATATTGTGATCGCCGCCAACCATGTGCTGATTGTCTTGATCGGCTGAAGGTCTCACAGCAAATCCATCTAGCTTCCAATATTCAATATCAAATCTGTTTTGATAATCTAAGAACAGCTTAGTAAGATTGTTTACATATGTCTTGGAGCCCACATCTACGCTTTTCCAATAATCATTCGTCACATGTCCTGTGCCATTCTTTTCAAGAAATTCGGCAAACCCGCCAAAGTAATTGTAGCCACCTTGAGGACCAAGCCACAGTCCAAACGTTGAGCCAAACTTCTTTGCCATATCACTGGCCGGATATAATTCATTTGGGAATTTGTTATTGAATTCCCAGAACCCAGTTTTGTTATCATATGGTGATTTAGTTTCCTGACCAGCTGAGTTAACGGTTTCATATGCATTCCAACCATCATCCACAACATAAGAATCCAAAGGCGCTACTCCATTTTTGCTCAGCTCTTTTTCCGTGCCATAGAATGAATTAGAAATACTCTCATCTGTAATATCCATCATGTTGTCATACCAGGAATTATACTGCTTTCGGAATTCCGTCTTTGTAGCAATATCATTGATATAGGCGAAAAAGTCAGTTTGAACGACGTCTTTATCCGTACCGGCCGCAGCACCCATGACGCTATTCCAAGTAGTAAAACTTCCATCCGCATTGAGCTGTTTGTCTTCTGCCAACTTATTGAAATCTTTGCCTGAGTAATACCTCACTTGCATCGTGTTATTTACTACATCGGTGTCTGATGCAGGAAATTCTGATCCAAAGTACATACCATTTGCATAAATTGGCTGCCCCAAAACTAATTCATATTTTCCAATCCACATGGAGGAAATATCCTTTAGCGGCGGATGATGGAATAGTCCTTCTACGGTTTTGGGCAGTGCGAATTGATCCACATCAATGTAATCGAAGGCGACGTCTTTATTGGAAGAGGAAATTTCAAGATTACTTCTTAAATAAGGAGCATTGTCCTCCACAAATACGTTGTACTTAATGGTCCATACCGAGTTATACTTTTCATACTCTTCAAACACGTATTGAATGCGTTTCCCCGTTTTATAAACTTCTTCATTTACTTGTTTAATCGTTAAGTCACTTGCTTTAATCATTCTTTCATTAGTGTCTCCGGGAGCGTTGTTGTCTTGTGGAGTGGTATCCTCAAACAGGTAAATTTCAGCACCAGTAAATGAAATATCATTTGTAAGTGCACCACTTAATTGAACAATCTTTACGTATCTTGCTGTTTTCGCCTCTGATAAATTTCCATAGACCATATCTCCCACATTGTAGAGATTATCTACTTTGTGCAGGTTAAAGTCTTTGGACGAAAATTCTCCCATGCCTGCATCTGTCCAATTTTTCCCGTCGCTGCTAACCTTAATTTCATATTTTCCTATTGTTCCATTGATCCCATATGCCTGATCTTGGAATCCTGGTCTTTTTTGATAGCCAAACGATCCAACTGTTTTTTCTTCCTTTAAGTCAATCACTACTTCATATGGCCATGCCTTGTTTCCATCCGAAAAGTCTACATAAGTGTTGTTATTACTATCTAGCATTTTTGCGCCATCTTTGGCTTTTCCAATAGAATCGTAGACAGTTGCCGTCCAATTTGTTCGGTCGAGCTGAATTTTCGGTTTGTGTACATCTGGTTCTTCAGGTGGTTGATTCTCAGGGACCAAATGAATGGCAAAATCCTCCGAACTTTCTCCAGGAACTAAGTCCTTACCAATTCTTTTGTTAGAGACTATTTTTGTCTTCAACTTGGAATCTGATATATCAATAACTTTTTCGATGGAATCATTTCCAATTACCACTTTGTCCTTCGCTATGTTTACAAAGCTCGACCCGGCCGCAGAAACTTTTGTTGAACTTGAATTACTACCGATTGGGAGTATAACGTTAACCATAAGTGCAGTAGATAAGAACATCGACAGCATCTTCTTCATATATACTAAATTCCCCTCCAATCAAAAGTTAGGTTGAATATAATAAAGGTCGGGTGCTAGGGTTAACGGGTCAACCATAGCACCACTACGGTAATAAGGGACATTTATTTTTCTACATAAGCAGGATTTTTTGCAAAAAATTCAACCTCTGCAACAGATAACATGAGTGGCCCACTATGCGATTCCTCAAAGTTAATCGATAACTTTGTAAATTTAGTTCCAGTAGGTATTGCAGCTTCAGCAAGGTCGAAAATGACCGATTTATCGTCAAATTGAACAGTTTTTGCGCCTAAATCATATTCCTTTCCTGCTTCAGTATAGGCTTTGGCACTTAGCTTTTTAATTTTGCCATTCATATATTGCGGGCGATTATAAACAATAAATTTAGTCAATTCTTGTGGTTTAGTAAAGTTAAAATCAACGGGTAACGGTAGTGAAATTCCTTCATTTCCAGTGAGACTCCATTTCATTTCCGCCAATGAGCTTTCACTTATCACACCGTCAATCAGCTTAGCAAAAGCTTCTGCACCGCCTTGCATCTTTGCTCCATCACCAGTAACCGCCATATCTTTATTCGATAACTGCAGTTCCTTAGGCTCTTGTGGTTGTTCAACATCTCCCGGTTCCTGGCCTGGATTTAAAACTTCTCCTATTTTATCAATGGTGTCAAAGGCTGTATTAATCAGTAATGATCTTGTTATCGGCATATCAAAATCAATATCTTTCTTAGCCTTTAACTTAATCGTGGCTAAAGTCTTCGTACCTTCTAATGTATCTTGTGTTCCCTTGTTAGAAAATGCTGCCATAATTCGTTGTTCAGCTTTTCCAATACCCGCAAGTAAAGAGTAATTTAACATATTGGCGGTTTCATTGGCAGGCGAAACAATATTTCCACCACAAGTCCCATCAGGTTTACACTCTTTTACTACTTCATATTTGTTCGGATCTAGCTTTAGCTCTAAGTTGAATGCATTGATATCCTTTAATCCTGCCCCTATTATTTCTACTGAAAATTCCTCTCCTGCTTTTAACTGCTGCTTACTAGGTCTAATATCCAATAATCCGGCAACAGGTCTGCCTGTTGGCTGAAGAGTCCGTTGCCCCAATTGTGATGCTACATACATTAAATCGTAGGCATCAATGACACCATTGAAATTAATATCCACCTTTGATACCTGTCCCCAAGCTGTATCTGTTTGATCAACACCCATATAGCTTGCAAAGAAGAGCAGGTCATCTTCATCAATTACGCCATTTGGTATATTTTCACCAACAACCGTTCCTGCAGTTTTATCCTTTTTGTATGGTCTGAATTCCATTGCACTTCCAAAGCCGCCTACAGAGTTTGTAATGGTCAACTTAATATACCTTGCAGTAATATTTTCCTGAAAATTAATGACTTTCGTTTCGGCATTTCTCTCAAATGTTCCATCAGTGATGACATTTTTATAAGTTTTTCCATCTAGACTTACGTCTAAATTGTATTTTAATATAGTACCATTCCCTGCATTTGGTCTTGGAATATACTCAAGCTTATCTAATTCATAAGCTAACTTCATATCAATCTCAAAAGTATGTGGTAGTTTATTACCCTCCTCTCCCCATTTAGTATGCCACATTGTTCCATCCTTTCCATCGACAGCTAGAGATGCTTCTTCCCCTGGCTGTTCACTATTTGCTGTTGCCGTCATATCCTTAGGGACATTTCTGTATCGGTCAAGCTTCGTTCTTATTTTGATCTCATCACTCCAGCCTGATGAGCCTTTTGTATTCGTTGCTCTTATTCTATAAGAATACTCTGTATCTGATACTAATCCTGAATGAAGGTAGAATGGTGCTTGCTCACTATCACTAGACTTAAACACATTTGTATGAACAATACCATTAATCATTAAATCATAGGTTACATTCGAACCATCAACCTTGTTCCAATCTAATTTAATATCACGATCTGTTATGTTTGCCTCATCAGCTTTAAGCTCTGATGGAATGGTTGGTACTTCTTTATCAACTACATCCTTCTTTTGAGTATTATCGAAGCCATCAACTGTAAATGTTATTTTATTCTTCGTAATATCTGTTTTCCCCACCTTAATATATAGCTTTGGTGATGTAATAATGTCAGTCTGTTCAAATGGTGAGCCTTTTGTAGAATATTTGTTTAAGTTTGGCTGTTCATTATAGAAGTACACGTTTTCTGAGTTTTTATATTCCTCTTCATTCGTAACTTGTCTTAATGGAACAACTTTATTTCCAACCTTAACCGTTATATCCTTTGGATTTACACGTGTATTAACAATCACTTCTGTGCCCCTGTCTTTAACCATACCTTTATAGCCCTTTCCTTTTGCGGTATCAACGGTTATAACAGCTTTTTCCTTGTTTACCTTTGAAGTGACCTTCGTTCTTGTATTTTTCTTTTCCTTATACTCAACAGTTTTACCATCGTCTTCATATAGAGTAAACTCTGATTTTCCCGATGGATAAACATCAAATATTCTATTTTCCGAACCATTTAATTCATTAATAGAATTGTTTTCTGGTGCCATTGGAATAATTGCACCAGCCTTAACAAATACAGGAGTCTTCCATAGTGGAGCATTAAAATTATGAAGAACCGAACCTCCCTGATATTGCTCACCTGTAAAATAATCGATCCAAACTTGATCTTTATCTGGAAGATAAATATCATTCCTTACTTCAGCAGCATTAGAGTTTCCATCATATATTGGTGCCACTAATAGGTTTGGCCCCCACATATATTGATACTGTGTATCAGTCCCGTAAGCATAAGGATCATTAGGATATTCTAACATCATCCCTCTAACCATTGGCATGGATTTTTCTGTTGATTCCTCAGCAATCGTGTAGATATAAGGCATCATTTGTGACTTTAATTTTAAATACATTCTATTAATCGATGCGTAAGGTTCACCATAATTCCAAGGATTTTTAGACTTACTATAATCAGTACCTCCCGATGCCCAGCCGTCCATATCGATTTGGATAGGAGTGAATGCCTTCCATTGGAAATCACGTGTCTGTACTTTTGGATCTCCGCCAAATATACCATCCATATCTGAGCCTACGTTTGGATTTCCTGATAAGCCTGCGCCAATGTAAGTAGGGATATGCATTCTTATGTACTCCCAATTACCGCCATATTGGTCGCCTGACCATAATGCAGCATAACGCTGAGTACCAGCCCATCCATCTAGCGAAATAACAAACGGGCGTGCACCACCTGAATTATCTTCTTTTTGAATTCCTTCTGCTGCTTGGCGTGTTGCATTTAAGGCCATAGAATATCCATGCCCAACCCAAGCAACATCAGTCTTTATTGCTCTAACACCAGCTTTAACTTCCCCGTCAAGGTCTCTTCGTAAAGGGCTATCAACGGGTAGACTAGGGTCTGGATAGAGATTGCTTTGTGTCCATAAGCCTACCTCTACTTTTTGATCATTTGCTTTATCAACAAATTGCTCTAAATTACCTAGTCCGCCATACCCGCATCCATAGCCGTCATTTGGTAAGAACCATCCTAAAGGCATATCGTTATCTACATATTGATTTATTGTATTTAATCCATTAGTTAAAAGTGTTCGTTGGTCCTTATGACCATTATGAGTTCCATTAAAACAGTCAGCATGCCCTAAATAGAAACCGTATTTTGGCATAAGGGCCGCTTTACCAGTTAATTCTGTATATTCGTTAATGATTTTTGGAATTGAATTATCTACAAAATAATAAGCGTCAAATCTGTCTTCATTGTGAGTAAACGTAGCTGTTTTTGTAAAATCATAAGCTCC
The DNA window shown above is from Neobacillus sp. WH10 and carries:
- a CDS encoding discoidin domain-containing protein gives rise to the protein MLRRQARLKKLVSVCLSVGMLFSMLPTTSAAATEKENSINNVSTNQTYKTIGKVTKITKESNNVYFDLETGEKIKINFLKNNVFRLHLDPKGIFEEYPTPDKPEHETKIIDKNVSDYKNQYGAIDIQVDESDTNVYKISTDALELRVDKATSKMSLYDKKRSKILWSESEPLKHSNGSTVQTLDTKENEYFYGGGQQNGFYAHKNNSIKIAIGGGWDAGAASSPVPFYLSTEGYGVMRNTFKPGAYDFTKTATFTHNEDRFDAYYFVDNSIPKIINEYTELTGKAALMPKYGFYLGHADCFNGTHNGHKDQRTLLTNGLNTINQYVDNDMPLGWFLPNDGYGCGYGGLGNLEQFVDKANDQKVEVGLWTQSNLYPDPSLPVDSPLRRDLDGEVKAGVRAIKTDVAWVGHGYSMALNATRQAAEGIQKEDNSGGARPFVISLDGWAGTQRYAALWSGDQYGGNWEYIRMHIPTYIGAGLSGNPNVGSDMDGIFGGDPKVQTRDFQWKAFTPIQIDMDGWASGGTDYSKSKNPWNYGEPYASINRMYLKLKSQMMPYIYTIAEESTEKSMPMVRGMMLEYPNDPYAYGTDTQYQYMWGPNLLVAPIYDGNSNAAEVRNDIYLPDKDQVWIDYFTGEQYQGGSVLHNFNAPLWKTPVFVKAGAIIPMAPENNSINELNGSENRIFDVYPSGKSEFTLYEDDGKTVEYKEKKNTRTKVTSKVNKEKAVITVDTAKGKGYKGMVKDRGTEVIVNTRVNPKDITVKVGNKVVPLRQVTNEEEYKNSENVYFYNEQPNLNKYSTKGSPFEQTDIITSPKLYIKVGKTDITKNKITFTVDGFDNTQKKDVVDKEVPTIPSELKADEANITDRDIKLDWNKVDGSNVTYDLMINGIVHTNVFKSSDSEQAPFYLHSGLVSDTEYSYRIRATNTKGSSGWSDEIKIRTKLDRYRNVPKDMTATANSEQPGEEASLAVDGKDGTMWHTKWGEEGNKLPHTFEIDMKLAYELDKLEYIPRPNAGNGTILKYNLDVSLDGKTYKNVITDGTFERNAETKVINFQENITARYIKLTITNSVGGFGSAMEFRPYKKDKTAGTVVGENIPNGVIDEDDLLFFASYMGVDQTDTAWGQVSKVDINFNGVIDAYDLMYVASQLGQRTLQPTGRPVAGLLDIRPSKQQLKAGEEFSVEIIGAGLKDINAFNLELKLDPNKYEVVKECKPDGTCGGNIVSPANETANMLNYSLLAGIGKAEQRIMAAFSNKGTQDTLEGTKTLATIKLKAKKDIDFDMPITRSLLINTAFDTIDKIGEVLNPGQEPGDVEQPQEPKELQLSNKDMAVTGDGAKMQGGAEAFAKLIDGVISESSLAEMKWSLTGNEGISLPLPVDFNFTKPQELTKFIVYNRPQYMNGKIKKLSAKAYTEAGKEYDLGAKTVQFDDKSVIFDLAEAAIPTGTKFTKLSINFEESHSGPLMLSVAEVEFFAKNPAYVEK
- a CDS encoding discoidin domain-containing protein: MKKMLSMFLSTALMVNVILPIGSNSSSTKVSAAGSSFVNIAKDKVVIGNDSIEKVIDISDSKLKTKIVSNKRIGKDLVPGESSEDFAIHLVPENQPPEEPDVHKPKIQLDRTNWTATVYDSIGKAKDGAKMLDSNNNTYVDFSDGNKAWPYEVVIDLKEEKTVGSFGYQKRPGFQDQAYGINGTIGKYEIKVSSDGKNWTDAGMGEFSSKDFNLHKVDNLYNVGDMVYGNLSEAKTARYVKIVQLSGALTNDISFTGAEIYLFEDTTPQDNNAPGDTNERMIKASDLTIKQVNEEVYKTGKRIQYVFEEYEKYNSVWTIKYNVFVEDNAPYLRSNLEISSSNKDVAFDYIDVDQFALPKTVEGLFHHPPLKDISSMWIGKYELVLGQPIYANGMYFGSEFPASDTDVVNNTMQVRYYSGKDFNKLAEDKQLNADGSFTTWNSVMGAAAGTDKDVVQTDFFAYINDIATKTEFRKQYNSWYDNMMDITDESISNSFYGTEKELSKNGVAPLDSYVVDDGWNAYETVNSAGQETKSPYDNKTGFWEFNNKFPNELYPASDMAKKFGSTFGLWLGPQGGYNYFGGFAEFLEKNGTGHVTNDYWKSVDVGSKTYVNNLTKLFLDYQNRFDIEYWKLDGFAVRPSADQDNQHMVGGDHNMYYTSDLWETWIDTFKAMRQEREEKGRGLFLNLTCYVNPSPWLLQWANTIWIQDSGDNGFLSNYGGTQAEQMMSYRDNVYFNIFKKNDLQFPLKNVYNHDPIYGVSAGIKFTDDDFRNYLMINATRGTAFWELYFSPSMMNDAKWRITADVLEWAESHSKTLEKAKLFGKRPDQGGVYGYSAWNSGEGIVSFRNASNKEQSYTLTLDNTVGVPTDLDNAKMVQILPRADETKVENMSYGDTLTVTLAPHESRIYQFSSKDQAPAKVISVKNTKENTVKVKFDQRIQNPIITVNGKPADATILEDYRSVELTTSAKIGKENKVDINVENIWGTPTAAKKDFQGYANGYAAKLLEKTDVENGESLETFHFEKANIDLYSINHKEYKFKKQIPLVGTDDFSISFTFRSSGNNQVILNQEGAYSIAIDENGYLNFTVGDDVVHSKAAVTTVVEKPSGTFGTTEFKPTTTNETVKGKVNDGNLHDVKAVREANGIIKLYLDGELLSSKYVKDRFSLPKGKITLGSKKTNLQIAGVEIKNEAVAYDQAKKSYEDLNLKSGYKELDRTGYKVYADSEEQQAGANEGPAANVLDGKTSTWWHTQYNGAMPVAPHWLTIEMPEVKPVDAYEYVSRNGNGNVKKYELQVSNTNEVGSWKTVKYGEMENGGSTLIEFDEPVDAKFYRLYITETYGNPANTFASAAEIKLHKYNEGAADFSKLAAAYEEMTLIDNKPYSKKSLDSSGFNALKDKVVNVYKNPNSVQPEIDEAISDFTQNFAAILSRLEQGINKKP